The genome window CGATGTTCCTGAAGGAAAATAGAACTTAGAATATTGGAACTTTAAATTTATTTGAAACCTATAAGTCATAGAAGTTTTTTTGAAGTTGCATTGTATTTCGTTGAAAAGTTCATAAAAGATTGAAGGAATTTAAAGTAATTATTACTATTAATTCATTCTAATTTTATGCAGAACTGGTTTTAGCCTCTTTTTTAGTTGGTTTTTGTTCTGAAACTTATGGGATTGATCTTGCCTTTGATTTTGTCTTTTAAAAACTTTTATGTTTATTTAAAAAACACATTTTTAGTCATGGTTTCCTCTAAGGTTTTGTGATTTTTTATTATCACCTTATTTTGGAAAGCTGCTACGTGATTTTTATGATGAATATCAGAACCTACAAAATCATACAAGTCTTCTTTTAAGAGATAATCGGCAGTTTCAGCAACATTTTTTCCATAATACCCAACGGTAGCTAATAAGTTTAACTGAAATAAGCACCCTGCTTTTTTTAGTTTTGCAAATTCTTTTTTGTTGGAATGAAAGTAATTGTAACGCTCTGGATGTGCTAAAACCAATTGGTAGCCTTTAAGTTGCAACTCAAAAAGAAAATCATATAATTGAATGGGCGCGTTCAAATACGACATTTCAATTAGAATAACATTGTCTTTTAGTGTTAGCAGACTTTCTTGTTGTGCTAATTGCATTAAATTTTCATCCAAAAAATATTCAGAGGCACATTCAAGTGCTACTTTTTTAGAAAGTTCAGGTAATTCTTTTTGAACTAACACATGTGTATTTCTTATTGAATCGGTGGTGTTATCCCATACATTTTTCATCGTATGAGGTGTTGTAATCACTTTTGAAAAACCCAATTGTTTCATCTCTTTTAAAAGAAATTCCGTATCCGCTATATTTTGGGCGCCATCATCTATTCCTGGTAAGACATGAGAATGAATATCCACATATCCAGAAGGAATTAATTCGGCTAATTTAGGTTTCGATTTGAAAAGGGATAACATGTTTTGAAATTTGTGACGAAATTACGAATTATTTTGTTTGTTGTTGATGTTTTAGGTTTCGGGTTTCAGGTTTCAGGTTTCAGTTTTTTTGGGGATTAGAACGCGGATGAAACGGGTCCGCCTAGGCGGAGCGCTGATGGTTACGGATTTTTACACCGAGTTGCTCGGAGTTTTTTTGAAGTGGATTGTGTTGAGAGAGGTTCACAGAGTCCGAAGCTTCGGATGTTTCACTTTTTTGTTTTTTTTGCCACGGATTAAAGGATTATTAGGGTTTTTCTAATTGAAGTGATAAAGGGGAAAAGTTATTGGAAGGAATTGTTCCTTTGAGGGGACTTTAGGGGTGTGGTGATGTTGATTTAACCGCAAAGAGCGCTAAGTTTTTACTTCGTCAATTCGACCTTTAGTCTCGGGTCGCAAAGAGTGCAAAGGCGTTTCACTTTTTTGTTTTTTTTGCCACGGATTAAAGGATTATTAGGATTTTTCTAATTGAAGTGATAAAGGGAAAAAGTTATTGGAAGGAATTGTCCCCTTGAGGGGACTTTAGGGGTGTAGCTGGGTTGTTTTACACAGAGTTGCACGGAGTTTTTTCTGAAGTGGATGGTGTTGAGAGAGCTACACCGAGTCCGAAGCTTCGGACGCTGCGCTTTTTTTGTTTCAGGTTTCAGGTTGAGAAGAAAATATAAAAAGTAATAAGGAAAACGATTTTTAAAATTTTTGTAATTTTTTAAATCGATGTTCCTGAAGGAAATAGCACTTAGCATATTGGAACTTTAAATTTATTTGAAACCTATAAGTCATAGAAGTTTTTTTGAAGTTGCATTGTATTTCGTTGAAAAGTTCATAAAAGAGTGAAGGAATTTAAAGTAATTATTACTATTAATTCATTCTAATTGTCATGCAGCACTGGTTTTAGCCTCTTTTTTAGTTGGTTTTTGTTCTGAAACTTACGGCATTGATCTTGCCTTTGATTTTGTCTTTTAAAATCTTTTATGTTTATTTAAAAAACACATTTTTAGTCATGGTTTCCTCTAAGGTTTTGTGATTTTTTATAATCACCTTATTTTGGAAAGCTGCTACGTGATTTTTATGATGAATATCAGAACCCACAAAATCATACAAGTCTTCTTTTAAGAGATAATCGGCAGTTTCGGCGACATTTTTTCCATAATACCCTACGGTAGCTAATAAGTTTAACTGAAATAAGCACCCTGCTTTTTTTAGTTTTGCAAATTCTTTTTTGTTGGAATGAAAGTAATTGTACCGCTCTGGATGTGCTAAAACCAATTGGTAGCCTTTAAGTTGCAACTCAAAAAGAAAATCATATAACTGAATAGGTGCGTTCAAATACGACATTTCAATTAGAATAACATTGTCTTTTAGTGTTAGCAGACTTTCTTGTTGTGCTAATTGCATTAAATTTTCATCTAAAAAATATTCAGAAGCACAATTAAGTGCTACTTTCTTAGAAAGTTCAGGTAATTCCTTTTGAACTAACACATGTGTATTTCTTATTGAATCGGTGGTGTTATCCCATACGTTTTTCATGGTATGAGGTGTTGTAATCACTTTTGAAAAACCCAATTGTTTCATCTCTTTTAAAAGAAATTCCGTATCCGCTATATTTTGCGCGCCATCATCTATTCCTGGTAAGACATGAGAATGAATATCCACATATCCAGAAGGAATTAATTCGGCTAATTTAGGTTTCGATTTGAAAAGGGATAACATGTTTTGAAATTTGGGACGAAATTACGAATTATTTTGTTTGTTGTTGATGTTTCAAGTTTCAAGTTTCAGGTTTTGGAGGATTAGCACGCGGATGAAACGGATTCGCTGATGCGAAGAGCGGATGATATCGGATTTTTTTGAAGGAATTGTCCCTTTGAGGGGACTTTAGGGGTGTGGTGATGTTGATTTAAACGCAAAGAGCGCTAAGTTTTTTACTTCGTCAATTCGACCTTTAGTCTCGGGTCGCAAAGAGTGCAAAGGCGTTTCACTTTTTTGTTTTTTTTGCCACGGATTAAAGGATTATTAGGATTTTTCTAATTGAAGTGATAAAGGGAAAAAGTTATAAGAAGGAATTGTTCCTTTGAGGGGACTTCAGGGGTGTGGTGATGTTGATTTAAACGCAAAGAGCGCTAAGTTTTTTACTTCGTCAATTCGACCTTTAGTCTCGGGTCGCAAAGAGTGCAAAGGCGTTTCACTTTTTTGTTTTTTTTGCCACGGATTAAAGGATTATTAGGATTTTTCTAATTGAAGTGATGAAGGGAAAATGTTATTAGAAGGAATTGTTCCTTTGAGGGGACTTCAGGGGTGTGGTGATGTTGGTTTAAACGCAAAGAGCGCTAAGTTTTTTACTTCGTCAATTCGACCTTTAGTCTCGGGTCGCAAAGAGTGCAAAGGC of Flavobacterium channae contains these proteins:
- a CDS encoding tyrosine-protein phosphatase; the protein is MLSLFKSKPKLAELIPSGYVDIHSHVLPGIDDGAQNIADTEFLLKEMKQLGFSKVITTPHTMKNVWDNTTDSIRNTHVLVQKELPELSKKVALNCASEYFLDENLMQLAQQESLLTLKDNVILIEMSYLNAPIQLYDFLFELQLKGYQLVLAHPERYNYFHSNKKEFAKLKKAGCLFQLNLLATVGYYGKNVAETADYLLKEDLYDFVGSDIHHKNHVAAFQNKVIIKNHKTLEETMTKNVFFK
- a CDS encoding tyrosine-protein phosphatase, whose translation is MLSLFKSKPKLAELIPSGYVDIHSHVLPGIDDGAQNIADTEFLLKEMKQLGFSKVITTPHTMKNVWDNTTDSIRNTHVLVQKELPELSKKVALECASEYFLDENLMQLAQQESLLTLKDNVILIEMSYLNAPIQLYDFLFELQLKGYQLVLAHPERYNYFHSNKKEFAKLKKAGCLFQLNLLATVGYYGKNVAETADYLLKEDLYDFVGSDIHHKNHVAAFQNKVIIKNHKTLEETMTKNVFFK